A stretch of the Capsicum annuum cultivar UCD-10X-F1 chromosome 10, UCD10Xv1.1, whole genome shotgun sequence genome encodes the following:
- the LOC107848639 gene encoding cytochrome P450 76A2 produces MEWSWGFVFWSFTAMLLSFLFLQFNRQRSSNNLYQKLPPGPRGWPVFGSMFELGNEPHKTLMCLKQKYGPVVWLKLGSINTMAILSAEAAAELFKNHDVAFAERSVTEVMKSHGYNKGSLALAPYGTYWRIMKRIMTVQMLVNKRINGTVEIRRKCIDDLIEWIENREMNSSDGIHVAKFVFLASFNMLGKLLLSRELVDPKSDKGSEFFTAMMGLMECSGKQNVVDVFPWLRWLDPQGLRRKMDRGLGKTIEIVSGFLKERFEESERTGEKKKDFLEVLLEYEGKGKDEPEKISDQELILIILEIFFAGSETTSSSIEWAVTELLCNPEAMYKVKSELSDVVGDTKKFNEANIDSLKYLQAVIKETLRLHPPIPFLVPRKAIQETEFMGYHIPKDTQIFVNAWAIGRDPKCWKDPLDFKPERFLESNIEYRGQNFEFIPFGAGRRICAGIPLAHRVLHLVLGSLLHEFDWEIDISVLDEALDTQDRMGVTVRKLKPLKAIPKKKNKTR; encoded by the exons atggaaTGGTCTTGGGGATTTGTCTTTTGGTCTTTTACCGCTATGTTGTTGTCATTCTTGTTCCTCCAATTCAACCGGCAAAGATCGTCAAACAATCTTTACCAGAAGCTGCCACCAGGGCCACGAGGGTGGCCCGTGTTTGGTAGCATGTTTGAACTTGGCAACGAGCCACACAAGACACTAATGTGTCTAAAACAAAAATATGGTCCAGTAGTTTGGCTAAAACTTGGTTCTATTAACACTATGGCGATTCTCTCCGCGGAAGCCGCTGCAGAGTTATTCAAGAACCATGATGTGGCTTTCGCGGAGAGATCAGTAACCGAGGTGATGAAATCACACGGTTATAATAAAGGTTCCCTAGCTTTAGCTCCTTATGGTACATACTGGCGGATCATGAAACGAATCATGACTGTTCAAATGTTAGTCAATAAACGGATCAATGGAACTGTGGAGATTCGGCGAAAATGTATCGATGATTTAATCGAATGGATAGAAAACAGAGAAATGAACTCCTCTGATGGAATTCACGTGGCGAAATTCGTGTTCCTTGCTTCGTTTAACATGCTAGGGAAACTACTGTTATCGCGCGAATTAGTTGACCCCAAATCCGATAAGGGGTCTGAATTTTTCACGGCAATGATGGGATTAATGGAATGTTCTGGAAAACAGAACGTTGTTGATGTGTTTCCATGGTTGAGATGGCTTGATCCTCAAGGTTTGAGGAGGAAGATGGACCGCGGGCTAGGGAAGACGATTGAAATTGTTTCGGGGTTTTTGAAGGAGAGGTTTGAAGAAAGTGAAAGGACTGGAGAGAAGAAGAAGGATTTCTTGGAAGTTTTGCTGGAATATGAAGGCAAGGGGAAGGATGAACCAGAGAAAATATcagatcaagaactcatcttgaTTATTCTG GAAATATTCTTTGCTGGTTCAGAGACAACCAGCAGTAGCATAGAATGGGCGGTGACTGAGCTGTTATGCAACCCAGAAGCAATGTACAAGGTTAAATCCGAGTTGTCCGATGTTGTTGGAGATACTAAGAAATTCAATGAAGCTAACATCGATAGTCTCAAATATTTGCAAGCTGTTATTAAAGAGACCTTAAGATTGCACCCTCCAATTCCATTTTTAGTCCCAAGAAAGGCAATTCAAGAAACTGAATTTATGGGGTATCATATCCCCAAAGATACACAAATTTTCGTGAACGCTTGGGCAATTGGAAGAGATCCTAAATGTTGGAAAGACCCTTTGGATTTCAAGCCAGAAAGGTTCTTGGAATCGAATATTGAATACAGGGGTCAGAATTTCGAGTTTATTCCATTTGGTGCTGGAAGAAGGATTTGTGCTGGAATTCCACTGGCTCATCGGGTGTTGCATCTGGTACTCGGATCGTTGTTACATGAATTTGATTGGGAGATTGATATTTCTGTTCTAGACGAGGCTTTGGATACACAGGACAGAATGGGAGTGACTGTTAGAAAATTAAAGCCATTGAAAGCAAttccaaagaaaaaaaacaaaactcgatga